CCCAGGGAGGAGGTCGGGATCACCGACAGGGTGCCGTCCGACTCGAGGCAGACCGCCGCCACCTGGTCGAGCCCGCCGATGCCCTGGGAACGCACGGCCTGGCGCACCTCGTCCTCCGTGAGCCGGGCCTCGGCCACGGCATCGGTCAGGAGTCGCCCGTGCCGCACCAGGAGGGTGGGCTCCGAGCGGACGAGCGAGGTCTGCACTCGCCGCCGGGAGGTCAGCCAGGAGACGATCACCTGCAGCAGCAGGAGCACTGTGAAGCCGGTGAGCCCGGCCACGAGCGCCGTCCCCGAGGCGGTGACGGTGCTGGCCAGCACCGAGCCGAGGGCCACCGTGACGATCATGTCGAAGGCGTTGAGCTTGGCCAGGGAGCGCTTCCCGCTGACCCGCAGGAGCACGACGACGGCCACGTAGGCCAGCGGGGTGACGATCAGGATGCGCAGGAACTCGTCGAGGGGCGGGAGGAGCATCGGGCCAGTCTGCCGCCGGGCGGGGGAGCGGGCCAGCGCTCCGGCTCGGGCCGGTCCGGCGATCCGCGTGGGCGCCGCGTGGGCATCGGGGGGCCGATCCTGTTTGACTGTCCCCCATGAGCACCGCCCCCGCCCTCGTCACCGTGGTCGAGCGGCCGCACAGCATCCGGCACATGTCGCCCCTGCGGAGGCTGTTCCGCCCGTTCTGGGTGATCCCGGCGCTCGTGAGCCTGGCCGCCGTCGTCGTGGGCCTGACCCTGCCGCTCGTGGACGCGGGCCTGCGCCACCAGATCGGCGTGGCCTTCCCGGGCGGACCGGACGGGGCGCGCAGCGTGCTGGGCACCATCGCGAGCGCGATGATCTCGGTGACGGGCCTCGTCTTCTCCATCACCATGGTCGTGATGCAGCTGGCGAGCAGCCAGTTCAGCCCCCGCATCCTCCAGGACTTCCTCTCCACGCGGATCACGCAGTGGACGCTCGGGGCGTTCGTCGCCTCCTTCGTCTACTCCCTGACCGTGCTGCGGGAGGTGCGCGGCGCGTCCGGCGGCGGGGAGGTCTTCGTGCCCCAGCTGTCCGTCTCCCTGGCCTACGTGCTGGTGCTGACCGCGTTCGCGCTGTTCCTCGCGTTCATCCGCACGATCATGTCCCTGATCCAGGTGTCCGACGTCGTCAGCCGCATCGGCGAGGCCACGTGCCGAGCGGTGGAGGAGCACTTCCCCGAGGCCGACGACGCCCCGGAGCGGGGGACGTGGGCGCCGTCGGGCCCGGAGCGGACCGTGCGGGCGGGCGACCGGCACGGGCACGTCGTCGAGGTGGACGAGCGTCGGCTCGCCGCCCTGGCACGCGAGCACGACCTCCACGTGGAGCTCCTGGTGGGTCCGGGGGACTTCGTCGCCCCCGGCACCGCCTTGGCCCGGGTATGGGGCGACACCGCCGAGGACGCGGACGAGGGCGTGGAGAAGGCCCTGGCGCTCGGTTCCCAGCGCAGCCTGCCGCAGGACCCGGCCTTCGGGGTGCGGCAGCTCGTGGACGTCGCGGAGCGCGCGCTCTCCCCGGGCATCAACGACCCGACGACGGCCACGCAGGTCCTCGCCGAGCTGCGCGTGATCCTCGGG
The sequence above is a segment of the Micrococcus endophyticus genome. Coding sequences within it:
- a CDS encoding DUF421 domain-containing protein, which produces MLLPPLDEFLRILIVTPLAYVAVVVLLRVSGKRSLAKLNAFDMIVTVALGSVLASTVTASGTALVAGLTGFTVLLLLQVIVSWLTSRRRVQTSLVRSEPTLLVRHGRLLTDAVAEARLTEDEVRQAVRSQGIGGLDQVAAVCLESDGTLSVIPTSSLGDESALADVGAW
- a CDS encoding DUF2254 domain-containing protein; the protein is MSTAPALVTVVERPHSIRHMSPLRRLFRPFWVIPALVSLAAVVVGLTLPLVDAGLRHQIGVAFPGGPDGARSVLGTIASAMISVTGLVFSITMVVMQLASSQFSPRILQDFLSTRITQWTLGAFVASFVYSLTVLREVRGASGGGEVFVPQLSVSLAYVLVLTAFALFLAFIRTIMSLIQVSDVVSRIGEATCRAVEEHFPEADDAPERGTWAPSGPERTVRAGDRHGHVVEVDERRLAALAREHDLHVELLVGPGDFVAPGTALARVWGDTAEDADEGVEKALALGSQRSLPQDPAFGVRQLVDVAERALSPGINDPTTATQVLAELRVILGRAVTRRDAPRHVADEDGAPRVALRSDTVEDLLRLAVEEVAHYGADTLQVPRALEQLLGELDAVALPEHRPALDRTRALVARRTEDD